In Streptomyces nodosus, one DNA window encodes the following:
- a CDS encoding ATP-dependent 6-phosphofructokinase, producing the protein MRIGVLTAGGDCPGLNAVIRSVVHRAVAQYGDEVIGFEDGYRGLLEGNYRSLDLDGVSGILARGGTILGSSRLERDRLREACENASDMIRDFGIDALIPIGGEGTLTAARMLSDAGLPVVGVPKTIDNDISSTDRTFGFDTAVTVATEAMDRLKTTAESHQRVMVVEVMGRHAGWIALESGMAAGAHGICLPERPFDPTDLVKMVEERFARGKKFAVICVAEGAHPAEGTMDYGKGAIDQYGHERFQGIGTALAYELERRLGKEAKPVILGHVQRGGTPTAYDRVLATRFGWHAIEAAHRGEFGMMTALRGTDVVMVPLAEAVTELKTVPKDRMDETESVF; encoded by the coding sequence GCAGTACGGCGACGAGGTGATCGGCTTCGAGGACGGTTACCGGGGTCTGCTCGAAGGCAACTACCGCTCGCTCGACCTCGACGGCGTCAGCGGCATCCTGGCCCGCGGCGGCACCATCCTCGGTTCCTCCCGTCTGGAGCGCGACCGGCTGCGCGAGGCCTGTGAGAACGCGTCGGACATGATCCGCGACTTCGGCATCGACGCCCTGATCCCGATCGGCGGCGAGGGCACCCTGACCGCGGCCCGCATGCTCTCGGACGCGGGCCTTCCGGTGGTCGGCGTCCCCAAGACGATCGACAACGACATCTCCTCCACGGACCGCACCTTCGGCTTCGACACGGCGGTGACCGTGGCCACCGAGGCGATGGACCGGCTGAAGACGACGGCCGAGTCCCATCAGCGGGTCATGGTGGTGGAGGTCATGGGCCGCCACGCGGGCTGGATCGCGCTGGAGTCGGGCATGGCGGCCGGCGCCCACGGCATCTGCCTGCCGGAGCGCCCCTTCGACCCCACCGACCTGGTCAAGATGGTCGAGGAGCGCTTCGCCCGCGGCAAGAAGTTCGCGGTGATCTGCGTCGCTGAGGGCGCGCACCCCGCCGAGGGCACCATGGACTACGGCAAGGGCGCGATCGACCAGTACGGCCATGAGCGCTTCCAGGGCATCGGCACCGCACTGGCGTACGAGCTGGAGCGGCGGCTCGGCAAGGAGGCCAAGCCGGTCATCCTCGGGCATGTGCAGCGCGGCGGCACGCCGACCGCCTACGACCGGGTGCTGGCCACGCGCTTCGGCTGGCATGCGATCGAGGCGGCGCACCGCGGCGAGTTCGGCATGATGACGGCGCTGCGCGGCACCGATGTGGTGATGGTGCCGCTGGCGGAGGCGGTCACCGAGCTGAAGACCGTTCCGAAGGACCGGATGGACGAGACGGAGTCGGTGTTCTAG
- a CDS encoding response regulator encodes MTEAIRVLVVEDDPVAAAAHILYVGRVPGFTAVGKAQTGAEARRLLERTPVDLLLLDLHLPDVHGLKLARSLRAAGHHADVIAVTSARDLAVVREGVSLGVVQYVLKPFTFATLRDRLVRYAEYRATVGEASGQDEVDRALATLRAPAPSALPKGLSAPTLERVTGALRDRGTGLTAAGVAETVGISRITARRYLEHLVETGRAERHPQYGQVGRPELVYRWVRRAERGH; translated from the coding sequence ATGACCGAGGCCATCCGCGTCCTGGTCGTGGAGGACGACCCGGTGGCCGCCGCCGCACACATCCTGTACGTCGGCCGGGTCCCGGGCTTCACGGCCGTAGGAAAGGCGCAGACCGGCGCGGAGGCGCGACGCCTGCTGGAGCGCACCCCGGTGGATCTGCTGCTCCTGGATCTGCATCTGCCGGATGTGCACGGGCTGAAGCTGGCCCGCTCGCTGCGGGCGGCCGGACATCACGCGGACGTCATAGCGGTGACCTCCGCCCGGGATCTCGCGGTCGTCCGGGAGGGTGTCTCCCTGGGCGTCGTCCAGTACGTGCTGAAACCGTTCACCTTCGCGACCCTGCGGGACCGTCTGGTGCGCTACGCGGAGTACCGCGCGACGGTGGGCGAGGCCAGCGGCCAGGACGAGGTGGACCGCGCCCTGGCCACCCTGCGGGCACCGGCACCCTCGGCCCTGCCGAAGGGCCTGAGCGCGCCGACCCTGGAGCGGGTGACCGGGGCGTTGCGGGACCGCGGGACGGGGCTCACGGCGGCCGGCGTCGCCGAGACCGTGGGGATCTCCCGGATCACGGCCCGGCGGTATCTGGAGCATCTGGTGGAGACGGGCCGGGCCGAGCGGCACCCGCAGTACGGGCAGGTGGGGCGGCCCGAGCTGGTGTACCGGTGGGTCCGGCGCGCGGAGCGGGGACACTGA